CGACGCCCATGGCTCAGCGCACCAGTCCCGGAACCGCCTCGAAGAGCGCGATCGTGTAGTTGAGCATCTTCTGGAGCATCCACGGCCCGAAGAGCACGAGCGCCAGGATGGTCGCGCCGATCTTCGGAATGAACGTGAGCGTCATCTCGTGGATCTGGGTCAGCGCCTGGAAGACGGCGACGACGAGGCCCGCCACGAGCCCGAACACGAGCACCGGCCCCGAGAGGATCAGGCTCATCTCGAGCGCGTTCCGCCCGAGCTGGAGCACGGTCTCCTGGGTCACTGGAAGCTCCGTACGAGAGAGCTGATGAGCAGGTTCCAGCCGTCCACCAGCACGAAGATCATCAGCTTGAACGGCAGCGAGATCAGGACCGGCGGCAGCGTGATCATGCCCATCGACGTCAGGATCGACGCGACGACCATGTCGAGCACGAGGAACGGGATGTAGATCATGAAGCTGATCGTGAACGCGGTCTTGAGCTCGGAGATCATGAACGCCGGCACCACCACCTCGGGTGGGACGTCGGCGGGCGTCTCGGGCCGCGGCCGGCCGCTGATGCCGAGGAAGAGCGCCAGGTCCTTCTCGCGCGTCTGCCGCAGCATGAAGGCGCGGAGCGGCTGGAAGCCGCGCTCGAGCGTGTCCATCGCCGCCGCGTCCTCCTTCAGGTACGGCTGCACGGCGTGCTCGTTCA
The sequence above is a segment of the Deltaproteobacteria bacterium genome. Coding sequences within it:
- the fliP gene encoding flagellar type III secretion system pore protein FliP (The bacterial flagellar biogenesis protein FliP forms a type III secretion system (T3SS)-type pore required for flagellar assembly.), which codes for MGPYRRLAGVALGVGAALWPAAALAAPALSLEVGGNAQDGLSTSLQLLVLFTLLSFAPAIMIGVTAFVRIVIVLAFMRQAVGTQQMPPNQVIVALALFLTFFVMMPTIREVNEHAVQPYLKEDAAAMDTLERGFQPLRAFMLRQTREKDLALFLGISGRPRPETPADVPPEVVVPAFMISELKTAFTISFMIYIPFLVLDMVVASILTSMGMITLPPVLISLPFKLMIFVLVDGWNLLISSLVRSFQ
- the fliQ gene encoding flagellar biosynthesis protein FliQ; its protein translation is MTQETVLQLGRNALEMSLILSGPVLVFGLVAGLVVAVFQALTQIHEMTLTFIPKIGATILALVLFGPWMLQKMLNYTIALFEAVPGLVR